A portion of the Paenibacillus hamazuiensis genome contains these proteins:
- a CDS encoding helicase DnaB, whose amino-acid sequence MRMTNMLHFTEHHRFVAVRDFSLGSLDQKVLSGLYQPMVGAFAIGLYYTLYHQLPADKAGSSALDHQRKLFLALDLEPGERGRKFFIEMTSKLEAIGLLQTFRKFVAELDDYVYEYVLYAPLSPEEFFKNQHLTLLLRDKVGKHAVLALKDELVQKPEERLQEAQSENLSVPFYELFRLNTQVIDLELEQALYETAASRSAAEQSPGVIAKGFTYADIIMRFPKGSQNRAYVEKLKFDQEQLAKINFVAKKFALTLGETCRLLDEDGAFDEQGAVNDDFLQQRAHLAYRQDKKRGEDRERMLARMDSEEQPPKTAKAVEMEYYLEVPDIFQGECNQHQYNYILRNEPYTYLLEKIFSKGTVPDGLIDIFTKIDFNYGLSEEVINVMIHFIYVNKRSWAKSSIESTAADMLGKQVQTFEQAVQYVRDAVRYKEKQRSGGRAGSGTASVSGGKGRVNQKPVIPIVQNRGEVRELTAEEREQMQRIISKLGGSLKLH is encoded by the coding sequence ATGCGCATGACCAACATGCTTCACTTTACCGAACACCACCGGTTTGTAGCGGTACGGGACTTCAGCCTCGGCAGTTTGGATCAAAAGGTGCTGAGCGGTCTGTATCAGCCGATGGTGGGCGCTTTTGCGATCGGTCTTTATTATACGCTGTATCATCAGCTTCCGGCAGATAAGGCGGGCAGCTCCGCTCTCGACCATCAGCGGAAGCTGTTTCTCGCTTTGGACCTCGAGCCGGGGGAGCGGGGACGCAAGTTTTTCATCGAGATGACGTCCAAGCTGGAGGCGATCGGCCTGCTGCAGACGTTCCGCAAGTTCGTAGCGGAGCTGGACGACTACGTTTACGAATATGTGCTTTATGCGCCGCTTTCGCCGGAAGAATTTTTCAAAAACCAGCATTTGACGCTGCTGCTGCGGGATAAAGTCGGCAAACACGCGGTGCTTGCCCTTAAGGACGAGCTGGTGCAGAAGCCGGAGGAGCGGCTTCAGGAGGCACAGAGCGAAAATTTGTCGGTGCCGTTTTATGAGCTGTTCCGCTTAAATACGCAGGTGATCGATCTGGAGCTGGAGCAGGCTTTGTACGAAACGGCGGCAAGCCGCAGTGCGGCGGAGCAAAGTCCCGGAGTGATCGCCAAAGGCTTTACGTATGCGGATATTATCATGCGGTTTCCGAAGGGCTCGCAAAATCGGGCTTATGTCGAGAAGCTGAAGTTCGATCAGGAGCAGCTGGCGAAAATTAATTTTGTCGCGAAAAAGTTCGCGCTCACTTTGGGGGAAACGTGCCGGCTGCTGGACGAGGACGGCGCTTTCGACGAGCAGGGGGCGGTGAACGATGACTTTTTGCAGCAGCGGGCGCATTTGGCTTACCGTCAGGACAAGAAGCGCGGCGAAGACCGCGAACGCATGCTGGCGCGGATGGACTCCGAGGAGCAGCCGCCGAAAACGGCCAAGGCGGTCGAGATGGAATATTACCTGGAGGTCCCGGATATTTTTCAAGGGGAATGCAACCAGCATCAGTATAACTACATTTTGCGAAACGAGCCGTACACCTATTTGCTGGAAAAAATATTTTCCAAAGGCACGGTGCCGGACGGGCTGATCGATATTTTCACGAAAATCGATTTCAATTACGGCTTGAGCGAAGAAGTCATCAACGTCATGATTCATTTTATATACGTGAACAAGCGCTCGTGGGCGAAGTCATCGATCGAAAGCACCGCGGCGGATATGCTCGGCAAGCAGGTGCAGACGTTCGAGCAGGCAGTGCAGTATGTGAGGGACGCGGTGAGGTACAAGGAAAAGCAGCGAAGCGGAGGCAGGGCCGGCAGCGGGACGGCTTCCGTTTCGGGCGGAAAAGGCAGAGTCAATCAGAAGCCGGTCATTCCGATCGTGCAAAACCGCGGCGAAGTCCGCGAGCTGACGGCGGAGGAGCGGGAGCAAATGCAGCGGATCATCAGCAAGCTCGGCGGCTCGCTTAAGCTGCATTGA
- a CDS encoding LysR family transcriptional regulator, translating into MENIDVFIVVVEQQSLNKASQLLNISQPALSRKIMRLEDELGVELFARRGKKLEITRAGEICYEIAREMRQLERKLRASVEQFKTAETQGSITIGASLTTLQSTLPDLITIYTKDYPNTDIKAITGKTHEIVSMVKDKKVDIGLVASKIEQPGLTCVPLFDDHLCLVLPVGHAFAEIPALTVASLHDLPMILFSRGTWYRVLMDELFHRYGIHPDVKMEIDSFEAIIRLVSTCKTATLLPQSYLRSDLADENGLVVRGIPELEHTKRTTSLLFTEDAAELPIVRRFIAKAEELRERAR; encoded by the coding sequence TCGTCGAGCAGCAAAGCCTGAACAAAGCCTCGCAGCTGCTTAACATTTCCCAGCCTGCGTTATCGCGCAAAATCATGCGGCTGGAGGACGAGCTCGGCGTCGAGCTGTTTGCACGCAGGGGCAAAAAGCTGGAGATTACCCGGGCGGGGGAAATTTGCTACGAAATTGCCCGGGAAATGCGGCAGCTGGAGCGAAAGCTGCGCGCCTCCGTAGAGCAATTTAAAACGGCCGAGACGCAGGGCAGCATCACGATCGGCGCGAGCCTGACGACGCTGCAATCGACGCTGCCGGATTTGATTACGATTTACACGAAGGACTACCCGAACACGGACATCAAGGCGATCACGGGCAAAACGCACGAAATCGTCTCCATGGTTAAGGACAAGAAGGTCGATATCGGGCTCGTCGCCTCCAAAATCGAGCAGCCCGGCCTTACATGCGTGCCGCTGTTCGACGATCACCTGTGCCTCGTGCTGCCCGTCGGCCACGCTTTTGCCGAAATACCGGCTCTGACCGTGGCGAGCCTGCACGACCTGCCGATGATTTTGTTTTCGCGCGGCACGTGGTACCGGGTGCTGATGGACGAATTGTTTCACCGCTACGGCATTCATCCGGATGTCAAAATGGAGATTGATTCGTTCGAAGCGATCATTCGCCTCGTCTCCACTTGCAAAACGGCCACCCTGCTGCCGCAGTCGTATTTGCGCAGCGATCTGGCCGACGAGAACGGCCTGGTTGTCCGCGGCATCCCCGAGCTGGAACATACGAAGCGGACGACCTCGCTGCTGTTCACCGAAGATGCCGCAGAGCTGCCGATCGTCCGGCGGTTTATCGCCAAGGCGGAGGAGCTCAGAGAAAGGGCGCGTTAG
- the uvrC gene encoding excinuclease ABC subunit UvrC, protein MAENRNREQVKEAIRRKLALLPDSSGCYLMKNEEGTIIYVGKAKVLKNRVRSYFSGSHDAKTQRLVADIADFEYIVTANNMEALILECNLIKKYTPRYNVLLKDDKSFPYIKITHEQHPRLEVTRRVVKDKGKYFGPYPNAFAAQQTKKLLDRLYPLRKCRTLPDKVCLYYHIGQCVAPCEYEVAQSEYDRMVTEITKFLNGGHTEIKEDLTRKMHEAAEALEFERAKELRDQIVHIDAVMEKQKITTTDAQDRDVFGYATDKGWMCVQILYMRQGKMIERHASLFPYYGEEYEDFISFVTQYYSDNPALPKEILLPGPSGEAEDDEMRESLESWLKVKVHFPQRGLKKNMVSMACDNSRVSLEEKFKLIERDEERSVRAAENLGNWLGIGALHRIEAFDNSNIQGSDPVSAMVVFVDGKPDKKEYRKFKIRTVQGPDDYETMREVIRRRYERVLKENLELPDMVVVDGGKGQISAAVDVLENELGLYIPVCGLVKDAKHKTAQLMSGDPPEVVPLPRDSQEFYLLQRIQEEVHRFAITFHRETRAKSMVVSQLDAIPGIGEKRRKALLKHFGSVKKIKEAEVHDFKPLGIGPKLAAQIIQALRGDQEAAAAVDTADHEESQAAPE, encoded by the coding sequence ATGGCGGAGAACCGAAACCGGGAACAAGTGAAGGAAGCGATCCGGCGCAAGCTGGCGCTGCTTCCCGATTCGTCCGGTTGCTATTTGATGAAAAACGAGGAAGGTACGATCATCTACGTCGGCAAGGCGAAGGTGCTGAAAAACCGCGTCCGCTCGTATTTTTCGGGCAGCCATGATGCGAAAACGCAGCGCCTTGTCGCGGATATCGCCGACTTCGAATATATCGTGACGGCGAACAACATGGAAGCGCTCATCCTTGAGTGCAACCTGATCAAGAAGTATACGCCGCGCTATAACGTGCTGCTGAAGGACGATAAATCGTTTCCGTATATCAAAATCACGCACGAGCAGCATCCGCGGCTGGAGGTTACGCGCAGGGTCGTAAAGGACAAGGGCAAATATTTCGGCCCGTACCCGAACGCGTTCGCCGCGCAGCAGACGAAGAAGCTGCTGGACCGGCTGTACCCGCTGCGCAAATGCCGCACGCTGCCGGACAAGGTGTGCTTGTACTACCATATCGGCCAATGTGTGGCTCCTTGCGAATACGAGGTGGCGCAATCGGAATACGACCGGATGGTAACCGAGATCACGAAGTTTTTGAACGGCGGACATACGGAAATCAAGGAAGACCTGACGCGCAAAATGCACGAGGCGGCGGAGGCGCTCGAGTTCGAGCGGGCCAAGGAGCTGCGCGATCAGATCGTTCACATTGACGCGGTGATGGAGAAGCAGAAAATTACGACCACCGACGCGCAGGACCGCGACGTATTCGGTTATGCCACGGACAAGGGCTGGATGTGCGTGCAAATTTTGTACATGCGCCAGGGCAAAATGATCGAACGCCACGCTTCGCTGTTCCCGTATTACGGCGAGGAATACGAGGATTTCATCTCGTTTGTGACGCAGTACTACAGCGACAATCCGGCGCTGCCGAAGGAAATTTTGCTGCCCGGGCCGAGCGGCGAGGCGGAGGACGACGAGATGCGCGAATCGCTCGAATCGTGGCTGAAGGTGAAGGTGCATTTCCCACAGCGGGGCCTGAAAAAAAATATGGTCAGCATGGCCTGCGACAACTCCCGCGTATCGCTGGAGGAGAAGTTCAAGCTGATCGAACGCGACGAGGAGCGGTCGGTTCGTGCCGCGGAAAACCTCGGCAACTGGCTCGGCATCGGCGCGCTGCACCGGATCGAGGCGTTCGACAACTCGAACATTCAGGGGAGCGATCCGGTGTCGGCCATGGTCGTATTCGTCGACGGCAAGCCGGACAAAAAGGAGTACCGCAAGTTTAAAATACGCACCGTGCAAGGTCCGGACGATTATGAAACGATGCGGGAAGTCATCCGGCGCAGGTATGAGCGCGTCTTGAAGGAAAATCTGGAGCTGCCCGACATGGTTGTCGTGGACGGCGGCAAGGGGCAAATCTCCGCGGCGGTGGACGTGCTCGAAAACGAGCTCGGTTTGTACATCCCGGTATGCGGCCTGGTCAAGGATGCGAAGCATAAGACGGCGCAGCTGATGAGCGGAGATCCGCCGGAGGTCGTGCCTTTGCCGCGCGACAGCCAGGAGTTTTATCTGCTGCAGCGCATCCAGGAGGAGGTGCACCGGTTTGCGATCACCTTCCACCGCGAGACGCGGGCGAAGTCGATGGTCGTCTCCCAGCTCGACGCGATTCCGGGTATCGGCGAGAAGCGGCGGAAGGCGCTGCTCAAGCATTTTGGCTCGGTGAAAAAAATAAAAGAGGCCGAAGTCCATGACTTCAAGCCTCTGGGAATCGGCCCCAAGCTGGCCGCTCAGATCATCCAAGCGCTTCGCGGGGATCAGGAGGCTGCGGCCGCGGTGGATACAGCGGACCATGAGGAGAGCCAGGCCGCCCCGGAGTGA
- a CDS encoding potassium channel family protein gives MKGSQYVVIGLGRFGSSLAKELVQLGYEVLGIDQDEEAVEEMSDVLTHAVVADATDEEVLRSLGIRNFDCAVVAIGDDIQASILAAILLKDIGVKTVVAKALSELHGKVLEKIGVDRVIFPERDMGIRVAHQLVSPNLLDYIELSKDYTIAELSVPKKLSGCTLKQLDPRAKYGCSVVAINKKHGVIIAPTATDTVEERDVMVVIGTNDQIEEFESQVIRR, from the coding sequence ATGAAAGGTAGTCAATATGTGGTCATCGGGTTGGGCCGTTTCGGCTCGAGTCTTGCAAAGGAGCTCGTTCAGCTCGGTTATGAGGTGCTAGGCATCGATCAGGACGAGGAAGCGGTCGAAGAAATGAGCGACGTGCTCACGCACGCGGTCGTCGCCGATGCGACGGACGAAGAGGTGCTTCGCTCGCTCGGCATCCGCAATTTCGACTGCGCGGTCGTCGCGATCGGAGACGATATTCAGGCCAGCATTCTTGCGGCGATTTTGCTCAAGGACATCGGGGTCAAAACGGTCGTCGCCAAGGCGCTCTCCGAGCTGCACGGCAAGGTGCTGGAGAAAATCGGGGTCGACCGGGTCATCTTCCCGGAACGGGACATGGGGATCCGCGTCGCGCACCAGCTCGTTTCGCCCAACCTGCTCGATTACATCGAGCTGTCCAAGGACTACACGATCGCGGAGCTGTCCGTACCGAAGAAGCTGTCCGGCTGCACGCTCAAACAGCTTGACCCGCGGGCCAAATACGGCTGCAGCGTCGTTGCGATCAATAAGAAGCACGGCGTCATCATCGCCCCTACGGCGACGGATACCGTTGAAGAACGCGACGTGATGGTCGTCATTGGAACGAACGATCAGATCGAAGAATTCGAAAGCCAGGTCATCCGCAGGTAA
- a CDS encoding TrkH family potassium uptake protein, translating to MMNSVVERTRKKLELTPPQILVIGFAVIIFAGALLLTTPIATASGQPMPFLDALFTATSATCVTGLVVVDTGTYFTKFGQIVIMLLIQVGGLGFMTMSTLVAFMLKKRISLKERLVLQEAMNQGSMEGIVRLIRKVIFYSLTIEFIAAVIFSIRWSMDLSPGTAIYFGIFHAVSMFNNAGFDLFGSITGPFSSLTSFVDDPVVNIVAMGLIILGGLGFIVISDLLEFRKHRKLSLHSKVVLSMTGALIVIGAVVIFIFEFTNPKTLAPLGWSGKIWGALFQSVAPRTAGPNTLDIAGMRQASQFFIIILMFIGASPGSTGGGIKTTTFTTLIGAMIAMIRGKEDIVLFRYRLGKDRILKAITMTMIALFLVIFVSMVLSTTEPRSFLMILFEVTSAFGTVGLTMGLTPDLSMVGKILIALMMFIGRLGPLTLAYALGPKVEKELYRYPEGKITIG from the coding sequence ATGATGAACTCAGTCGTGGAGAGAACGAGAAAAAAGCTGGAGCTGACTCCGCCGCAAATTTTGGTGATCGGCTTTGCCGTCATCATTTTCGCGGGGGCCTTGCTCCTGACTACGCCGATCGCCACCGCGTCCGGGCAGCCGATGCCGTTTTTGGACGCGCTGTTTACGGCGACCTCGGCCACCTGCGTGACGGGGCTGGTTGTAGTCGACACAGGCACGTATTTTACCAAGTTCGGGCAAATCGTCATCATGCTGCTTATTCAAGTGGGCGGCCTCGGGTTCATGACGATGTCCACCTTGGTCGCATTTATGCTGAAGAAGCGGATCTCTTTAAAGGAGAGGCTCGTCCTGCAGGAAGCGATGAACCAGGGTAGCATGGAAGGGATCGTTCGGCTGATCCGTAAAGTGATTTTCTACTCGCTTACGATCGAGTTCATTGCCGCGGTCATCTTCTCGATCCGCTGGTCGATGGATCTGAGTCCCGGGACGGCGATTTATTTCGGGATTTTTCACGCCGTATCGATGTTCAACAACGCCGGCTTCGACCTGTTCGGTTCGATTACCGGGCCGTTCAGCAGCCTGACGTCGTTTGTCGACGATCCGGTGGTGAACATCGTCGCAATGGGGCTGATCATTCTCGGCGGTCTCGGGTTTATTGTCATATCCGACCTGCTCGAGTTCCGCAAGCACCGCAAGCTGTCGCTGCATTCCAAGGTGGTGCTCAGCATGACCGGGGCGCTTATCGTGATCGGGGCGGTGGTCATCTTCATCTTCGAGTTCACCAACCCGAAGACGCTTGCGCCGCTCGGCTGGTCCGGCAAAATATGGGGAGCGCTGTTCCAGTCGGTTGCGCCCCGTACGGCAGGGCCGAACACGCTGGATATCGCGGGCATGAGGCAGGCTTCGCAATTTTTCATCATCATCCTGATGTTTATCGGAGCTTCTCCGGGTTCGACGGGCGGCGGTATTAAAACGACGACGTTCACGACGCTGATCGGCGCCATGATCGCGATGATCCGCGGCAAGGAAGATATCGTGCTGTTTCGTTACCGGCTCGGAAAGGATCGCATTTTAAAAGCGATCACGATGACGATGATTGCCTTGTTTCTCGTTATATTCGTGTCGATGGTGCTGTCCACGACGGAGCCTCGCAGCTTCCTGATGATTTTGTTCGAGGTGACCTCCGCGTTCGGCACGGTCGGGCTGACGATGGGGCTTACGCCGGATTTGTCGATGGTCGGCAAAATTTTGATCGCGCTGATGATGTTTATCGGAAGGCTCGGACCGCTCACGCTCGCCTACGCGCTGGGGCCGAAAGTGGAAAAAGAGCTTTACAGATACCCGGAAGGGAAAATTACGATTGGCTAG
- the trxA gene encoding thioredoxin — MAIVNVSDQTFSNEVEGSGTVLVDFWAPWCGPCKMIAPVLEELDGEFGGSVKIAKVNVDDNPESASRFGVMSIPTLIIFKDGQPVDKVVGFQSKDALKNVITRHQ, encoded by the coding sequence ATGGCTATTGTAAATGTTTCGGACCAAACTTTCTCGAACGAAGTGGAAGGTTCCGGTACCGTTTTGGTTGATTTTTGGGCGCCTTGGTGCGGACCTTGCAAAATGATCGCTCCGGTTTTGGAAGAGCTGGACGGTGAATTCGGAGGTTCCGTAAAAATCGCGAAGGTGAATGTGGACGACAATCCGGAGTCCGCATCCCGTTTCGGCGTGATGAGCATCCCGACACTGATCATATTTAAAGACGGTCAACCGGTCGATAAAGTGGTTGGCTTTCAATCCAAGGACGCTCTCAAAAACGTAATCACCCGCCACCAGTAA
- a CDS encoding cation:proton antiporter: MQNNITEMIHHVIFLLILIFALGMVFGKAANWLKLPDVALFLVAGIIAGQALHLVTETSSSFTNQFILTIGSALILFDGGRNIRLSGLKKVWLTVTLLSVPGVLVTCGAVTVVAHYWLGLPWLYAALLGAIISSTDPATLIPVFKQVKIRTKVRETVESESAFNDATGSILTFTLLGVIVGGQQISLASGIEEFAVTAFGGIAVGLVVGFALSYITAHMHLGLLRDYATIAMVVTALGAYWLGDTLHVSGFMATFTAGLIWGNADVFKLDMDDKLEEMGHFTENITVLMRMLIFILLGSQVNFQVIFAHLWTSLAVIVVFMLVARPLTVLISALPDRKAKWTWREIVFMFWVRETGVIPAALSGMVAGMGIQHADIIASVTFMAVLLTILFQASTTAYVARKLALEEKGQ; encoded by the coding sequence ATGCAAAACAACATAACGGAAATGATTCACCATGTCATTTTTTTGCTGATTTTGATTTTCGCGCTCGGCATGGTGTTCGGAAAAGCGGCGAACTGGCTGAAACTGCCGGATGTCGCTCTTTTTTTGGTTGCGGGCATCATAGCGGGACAAGCTTTGCATCTGGTAACGGAGACGAGCAGCTCGTTTACGAACCAGTTTATTTTGACGATCGGCTCGGCGCTCATCCTGTTCGACGGAGGGCGCAACATCCGGTTATCGGGGCTGAAAAAGGTATGGCTCACGGTCACCCTGCTGAGCGTTCCCGGCGTGCTCGTTACCTGCGGGGCCGTAACCGTCGTCGCGCATTATTGGCTCGGTTTGCCGTGGTTGTACGCGGCGCTGCTCGGCGCGATCATCTCGTCGACCGATCCGGCGACGCTGATTCCGGTGTTCAAGCAGGTGAAGATCCGCACGAAGGTGCGGGAGACGGTGGAGAGCGAGTCGGCGTTTAACGATGCGACCGGATCGATTTTGACGTTCACCCTGCTCGGCGTCATCGTCGGCGGGCAGCAGATCAGTCTCGCCTCCGGCATCGAGGAGTTTGCCGTCACGGCGTTCGGCGGCATCGCCGTCGGCCTTGTCGTCGGCTTTGCGCTCAGCTATATAACCGCGCACATGCATCTCGGGCTGCTGCGCGATTATGCGACGATCGCGATGGTCGTCACTGCGCTTGGAGCGTATTGGCTCGGCGATACGCTTCATGTGAGCGGCTTTATGGCGACGTTCACGGCCGGGCTCATCTGGGGCAACGCCGATGTGTTCAAGCTCGATATGGACGACAAGCTGGAGGAAATGGGCCACTTTACGGAAAACATCACCGTGCTGATGCGGATGCTTATTTTCATTTTGCTCGGCAGCCAGGTCAACTTTCAGGTCATTTTCGCTCACTTGTGGACGAGCCTGGCGGTCATTGTCGTGTTTATGCTGGTGGCGAGGCCGCTTACCGTGCTGATTTCCGCGCTGCCCGACCGCAAGGCGAAATGGACGTGGCGGGAAATCGTCTTTATGTTCTGGGTGCGCGAAACCGGAGTTATTCCTGCAGCGCTCTCCGGCATGGTCGCCGGCATGGGCATTCAGCACGCCGATATCATCGCCTCGGTGACGTTTATGGCCGTGCTGCTGACGATTTTGTTCCAGGCGAGCACGACGGCTTACGTCGCCCGCAAGCTGGCGCTGGAGGAGAAGGGGCAGTAG
- a CDS encoding CPBP family intramembrane glutamic endopeptidase translates to MATLLFNRRLLMLALAGILLYTAVALLSQSGETTETERQAADVPSISKREAADAAAAFLKSEYGISGKPETFVAYQSRKTFSGYLQKADLYDDYEKKWIAEFPLDFFEVEAYVPGSGERYYVEVNFTNGHVTAWSKDIPKAAKRADVDTADRKKLAEQALAKHGYDLNDLRYLKQSPEDGSYIFESGTKTIGESKLQVHVAVQNREVVRLAPQFSVPESYETWQDEQDESASLMTRISLTFTLLMVLFAVYAVVKYRKYITFHHGLLLTVIFSTVYITNNINMYPAFKTGYGDRLDGWEAVTSLFFMNFIVFLMAAALYVSLLAGREMWQSRGWNAWLHWTEPSFGREVLGGMGRGYLLCLFILGVQQMLFFIAEKKFHVWAVNDPSDSVYNMLAPGLFPLMAWAAAISEEATYRLFGIAMFQRIVKNRFLAVLIPSMIWALSHTQYPIYPVYTRFVEVTIIGLIFGYAFLRFGFITVVFAHASMDSILMGLSLIDTGTAADIATGLFYIFVPGIVAYLIAWYHRSKVLKGALI, encoded by the coding sequence ATGGCTACCCTTTTATTCAACCGTCGGCTGCTTATGCTGGCGCTTGCCGGCATCCTGCTGTATACGGCGGTCGCTCTCCTTTCGCAGAGCGGAGAAACCACGGAAACGGAGCGTCAGGCGGCGGATGTTCCTTCCATCAGCAAGCGGGAAGCGGCCGATGCCGCAGCCGCCTTTTTAAAGTCCGAGTATGGAATTTCGGGGAAACCGGAAACGTTCGTCGCCTATCAGTCCCGCAAAACGTTCAGCGGGTATTTGCAAAAAGCGGATTTATACGATGATTACGAGAAAAAATGGATCGCCGAATTTCCGCTTGATTTTTTCGAGGTGGAGGCCTATGTGCCGGGCAGCGGGGAGCGATATTACGTCGAGGTAAACTTTACGAACGGCCATGTGACCGCGTGGAGCAAGGACATTCCGAAAGCCGCCAAACGAGCGGACGTTGATACCGCTGACCGGAAAAAGCTGGCCGAGCAGGCACTGGCCAAACACGGATACGACCTGAACGATCTGCGGTATTTGAAGCAATCTCCGGAGGACGGCTCGTACATATTCGAAAGCGGAACGAAAACGATCGGCGAATCGAAGTTGCAGGTTCACGTGGCCGTTCAAAACAGGGAGGTCGTCCGGCTGGCTCCGCAGTTCAGCGTTCCGGAGTCTTACGAGACATGGCAGGACGAGCAGGACGAATCCGCCTCGCTGATGACCCGGATCAGTCTCACTTTTACGCTGCTTATGGTATTATTTGCGGTATACGCCGTCGTCAAGTACCGCAAATATATTACGTTTCACCATGGCCTGCTGCTGACCGTTATTTTCAGCACCGTTTATATTACCAACAACATCAATATGTATCCAGCGTTCAAAACGGGATACGGCGACCGTCTGGACGGATGGGAGGCGGTTACCTCGCTCTTTTTCATGAATTTTATCGTGTTTCTGATGGCCGCCGCCTTGTATGTCTCCTTGCTCGCCGGGCGGGAAATGTGGCAAAGCCGCGGCTGGAACGCGTGGCTTCACTGGACGGAGCCGTCCTTCGGCCGGGAAGTGCTGGGCGGTATGGGGCGCGGCTACCTGCTGTGCCTTTTCATCCTGGGCGTGCAGCAAATGCTGTTTTTTATCGCGGAGAAAAAATTCCATGTTTGGGCGGTCAACGATCCGAGCGATTCCGTCTACAATATGCTCGCGCCCGGGTTGTTCCCGTTGATGGCGTGGGCTGCGGCGATTTCCGAGGAAGCGACCTACCGGTTATTCGGCATCGCCATGTTCCAGCGCATCGTCAAAAACCGCTTCCTGGCGGTACTTATTCCGAGCATGATCTGGGCGCTCAGCCATACGCAGTACCCGATTTACCCGGTATACACGCGGTTTGTCGAGGTGACGATCATCGGCCTCATCTTCGGCTACGCTTTCCTGCGGTTCGGCTTCATCACCGTCGTTTTTGCCCATGCGTCGATGGACAGCATCCTCATGGGCCTGAGCTTGATCGACACCGGCACCGCGGCGGACATTGCCACTGGCTTGTTTTATATATTCGTGCCGGGCATCGTCGCCTATCTCATCGCATGGTATCACCGCAGCAAAGTTTTAAAGGGGGCCCTAATCTGA
- the dnaI gene encoding primosomal protein DnaI, whose protein sequence is MESLADVLRTMPDSRFIKRAEDKIKQVLAEPQVRKLLEKHPDLDDFTLRVSINKLYQYAIDHNNCSNCPGLAQCPNDFTGHYTMIAIEEAGGQKNVIDYKVSCKKFLAQQAQDAVRGRIRSFYVDDRALKQGYSIQEIFANDPQRVQAVLRIGQYITQCQEEGLQTRGLYLTGTFGTGKTFLMCYMLHELAKTGLTGAIVYMPDFAEDLKAMFQDPQKLKDTIDTLKDTDLLVFDDIGAENLNPWLRDHVMGTILNYRMNRKPTFFTSNYSLDDLQKHFSFTNGDGEQEFKGQRIMDRIRPFVDVVEVHGYNKRGT, encoded by the coding sequence ATGGAATCGCTAGCGGATGTGCTCCGTACGATGCCGGATTCCCGGTTTATCAAACGAGCCGAAGATAAAATAAAGCAGGTGCTGGCCGAGCCGCAGGTTCGCAAGCTGCTGGAGAAGCATCCGGATTTGGACGATTTTACGCTGCGGGTGAGCATCAACAAGCTGTACCAGTATGCGATCGATCATAACAACTGCTCGAACTGCCCGGGACTGGCGCAGTGCCCGAACGATTTTACCGGCCATTATACGATGATAGCCATAGAAGAAGCGGGCGGGCAAAAAAACGTGATCGACTACAAAGTTTCCTGCAAAAAATTTCTCGCCCAACAGGCACAGGATGCGGTGCGAGGGCGGATTCGCAGCTTTTACGTGGATGACCGGGCGCTGAAGCAAGGATATTCAATTCAGGAAATCTTTGCGAACGACCCTCAGCGAGTGCAGGCGGTGCTGCGCATCGGTCAATATATAACCCAGTGCCAGGAAGAAGGGCTGCAGACGCGCGGGCTTTATCTTACCGGCACCTTCGGAACGGGAAAAACGTTTCTCATGTGTTATATGCTTCACGAGCTCGCGAAAACCGGGTTGACCGGAGCGATCGTGTACATGCCGGATTTTGCCGAGGACTTGAAAGCGATGTTCCAGGATCCGCAAAAGTTGAAGGATACGATCGATACGCTGAAGGATACGGATCTGCTCGTGTTCGACGACATCGGTGCGGAAAACCTCAATCCTTGGCTGCGCGATCATGTGATGGGAACGATCCTCAATTACCGGATGAACCGAAAGCCTACCTTTTTCACCTCCAACTACAGCCTGGACGACCTGCAAAAGCATTTCAGCTTCACGAACGGCGACGGGGAACAGGAATTCAAAGGCCAGCGCATTATGGACCGCATTCGGCCTTTTGTCGATGTCGTCGAGGTACACGGATATAACAAGCGGGGGACTTAA
- a CDS encoding YqzM family protein, producing MNEQNHPELHINEEPRNDFQDTFNGFAVFFAVLLVIAIIATIASMYK from the coding sequence ATGAACGAACAGAACCATCCGGAGCTTCATATCAACGAAGAGCCGCGCAACGATTTTCAGGATACGTTTAACGGATTCGCCGTGTTTTTCGCCGTGCTCCTGGTAATCGCCATCATCGCGACGATTGCCTCGATGTACAAGTAA